The region AGCCCGCGTTGAGGCTGGCGCAGACGGCCTGGAAGCGTGGCACCGCCCCGAGCGGGACGACCGCATACGCCAGGCGCAAACCGGGGAACATGACCTTGCTGAAGGTACCGCAGTAAATCACGCGATCCACCTGGTCGAGACTCTTGAGCGCCGGCAGCGGGCGGCCCTGATAGCGGTATTCGCTATCGTAATCGTCTTCGATGATCCAGCTGCCGGCCTTGCTGGCCCACTCCAGCAGGGCCAGCCGGCGCTCCAGCGACAGCGTCACGCCGAGCGGACTCTGGTGGGACGGCGTCACCAGCGCAAAACGCGCATCCGGCGCGCGCCGCACGCCCTCTTCCACCATCAGACCATGCCGGTCCACCGGCACCGGCGCCAGCCGTGCGCCGGCATTGCGCAAGAACAGCTGAGCCTGCAAATAACCGGGATCCTCGAACCAGAACACATCGTCGAGTGCGGCCAGGCTGCGCAGCACCAGTTCCAGCGTGGCGCGATAGCCGGCCGTGACGAACACCTGCTCGGACAGACAGGTCACGCCGCGCGATAGTCCGAGGTAAGTGGCGATGCGCTCGCGCAGCGGGCCATAGCCTGCCGGATCCGGGTAGGCCATGGTGAGCGGCTCGCCGGTGCGCAGGCGATGGCCGGCGATGCGGTTCCAGACCTTGCGCGGGAAGGCGTCGAGCGCAGGCAGGCCGAGCTTGAGCGGCTCCGGCTCGCGGCCATGGTGCTCGCCCGGCGTCGGCGCCAGCGCACCGGCAGCGGCAACCGCAAAGCGGCCCGGCGAGTCGGTCGTGGCGGCGGGCGCCGGCAAGGCCGGCGACACCACCGTGCCGGCTGCACCGCGCATTTGCAGATAGCCCTCGTCGGTCAGGATGCGGTACGC is a window of Herbaspirillum hiltneri N3 DNA encoding:
- the pdxR gene encoding MocR-like pyridoxine biosynthesis transcription factor PdxR; amino-acid sequence: MKTAPASLELSVDRTLQLPIYLQICQRFKTAIAQGHLRAGQRVPAVRALATELSLARGTVETAYRILTDEGYLQMRGAAGTVVSPALPAPAATTDSPGRFAVAAAGALAPTPGEHHGREPEPLKLGLPALDAFPRKVWNRIAGHRLRTGEPLTMAYPDPAGYGPLRERIATYLGLSRGVTCLSEQVFVTAGYRATLELVLRSLAALDDVFWFEDPGYLQAQLFLRNAGARLAPVPVDRHGLMVEEGVRRAPDARFALVTPSHQSPLGVTLSLERRLALLEWASKAGSWIIEDDYDSEYRYQGRPLPALKSLDQVDRVIYCGTFSKVMFPGLRLAYAVVPLGAVPRFQAVCASLNAGCPYLFQAGLADFIVQGHFSRHLKRMRLLYAERRAVFVRALEQVFGSRLQIELQPGGLSVVAKLAAHEDDALLADRARAAGFGIQALSRWYLDAPQQRGLLLGFANVADAAMAKRLALRLKKAMEG